A stretch of Prunus dulcis chromosome 6, ALMONDv2, whole genome shotgun sequence DNA encodes these proteins:
- the LOC117632914 gene encoding pleiotropic drug resistance protein 2-like isoform X1 — MAAALAGDDLTRQSSSRGSWRSMSVREMWNAHDILEWSGRQQSVDGEEELKWAAIERLPTYDRMRRGMLRHAMSNGKVVSEEVNVANLGAQDKKQLMESILKVVEEDNERFLQRLRARNDRVGIDVPKVEVRFQNLSIEGDAYVGTRALPTLLNSTLNSVEGLIGMLGLRPSKKRVVQILQDVRGIVKPSRLTLLLGPPASGKTTLLKALAGKLDKDLRVTGKVTYCGHEFKEFVPQRTSAYISQHDIQYGEMTVRETLDFSGRCLGVGTRYDMLVELSRREKDSGIKPDTEIDAFMKATSMSGQETSLITDYVLKLLGLEICADTSVGDGMRRGISGGQKKRVTTGEMLVGPAKAFFMDEISTGLDSSTTFQIVKFTRQMVHIMDVSMVISLLQPAPETYDLFDDIILLSEGQIVYQGPRENMLEFFEYMGFRCPERKGVADFLQEVTSKKDQEQYWYNKNQDYRYVSVPDFVQAFSSFHVGQRLLEDLRVPYDKRTAHPAALVKDKYGISNMELFKACFAREWLLMKRNSFVYIFKTAQITIMATIALTVFLRTEMQAGTVQDSAKFWGALFFSLINVMFNGMAELAMTVFRLPVFFKQRDALFYPGWAFGLPIWLTRIPISLMDSGIWIILTYYTIGFAPAASRFFKQLLAFFSVHQMALSLFRFIAALGRTEVVANTIGSLTLLIVFVLGGFVVAKDDIVPWMIWGYYVSPMMYGQNAIAINEFLDERWSAPVNNSIEPTVGKMLLRERGLFTEEYWYWICVAALFGFSLLFNVLFIAALTFLNPLGGTKTLIENDDSESNRKRRPNPEAMSGTDMQVRNAANNQARKGMVLPFQPLSLAFNHVNYYVDMPAEMKSQGIEENRLQLLRDVSGAFRPGVLTALVGVSGAGKTTLMDVLAGRKTSGYIEGSITISGFPKNQVTFARVSGYCEQNDIHSPYVTVYESLIYSAWLRLAKDVKKDTRKMFVDEVMDLVELNPLRNALVGVAGVDGLSTEQRKRLTIAVELVANPSIIFMDEPTSGLDATAAAIVMRTVRNTVDTGRTVVCTIHQPSIDIFEAFDELFLMKRGGQVIYAGPLGRQSHKLVEYFEAIPGVSKIKEGYNPATWMLEVSSSALEVRLETDFAEVYANSELYRRNQELINELSTPLPGSKDLYFPTQYSQGFGTQCKACFWKQHWSYWRNSRYNAIRFFMTICTGVLFGVIFWGKGDQIHKQQDLINLLGATYSAILFLGSNNAFSVQSVVAVERTVFYRERAAGMYSELPYAFAQVSIETIYVAIQTFIYSCLLFFMIGYNFKVEKFLYFYYFIFMSFTYFSMYGMMAVALTPGHQIAAIVMSFFMSFWNLFSGFLIPRPLIPIWWRWYYWGSPIAWTIYGVFTSQVGDVKTFIDIPSQEPHRVDLFIKDYLGYDYDFLMPVVVAHVGWVLLFFFVFAYGIKFLNFQRR; from the exons ATGGCGGCTGCATTGGCCGGAGATGACTTGACAAGGCAGTCCAGCAGCCGGGGGAGCTGGCGGTCGATGAGTGTGAGGGAAATGTGGAATGCGCATGATATTTTGGAGTGGAGCGGGAGGCAGCAGAGTGTGGATGGGGAGGAGGAGCTGAAGTGGGCAGCCATAGAGAGGCTGCCCACATATGATAGGATGAGGAGGGGGATGTTGAGACATGCCATGAGCAATGGGAAGGTTGTGAGTGAAGAAGTTAATGTTGCAAACCTTGGGGCTCAAGATAAGAAGCAGTTGATGGAGAGCATACTTAAGGTTGTTGAGGAGGACAATGAGAGGTTCTTGCAGAGGCTCAGAGCCAGAAATGACAG GGTTGGTATTGATGTTCCTAAAGTTGAGGTTAGATTTCAGAATTTATCAATAGAAGGAGATGCATATGTAGGCACCAGAGCACTTCCAACTCTGCTAAATTCCACCTTGAACTCAGTGGAG GGATTAATTGGAATGCTTGGACTCAGACCATCAAAGAAAAGAGTCGTTCAGATACTCCAAGATGTGAGAGGTATCGTTAAACCATCAAG GTTGACACTGCTTCTTGGACCTCCTGCATCCGGAAAAACAACACTTCTAAAAGCACTTGCTGGCAAGCTTGATAAGGATCTAAGG GTAACTGGGAAAGTGACCTACTGCGGCCATGAATTTAAGGAATTTGTGCCTCAGAGAACCTCTGCTTATATTAGCCAGCATGATATTCAATATGGTGAGATGACAGTTCGTGAAACGTTGGATTTCTCCGGACGTTGCCTGGGAGTTGGAACCAGGTATGATATGCTGGTAGAGTTGTCTAGAAGGGAGAAAGATTCAGGTATCAAACCAGACACTGAAATCGATGCATTCATGAAAGCCACATCTATGTCAGGCCAGGAAACTAGTTTGATCACAGATTATGTTCTCAAG TTACTTGGTTTAGAGATCTGTGCTGATACAAGCGTGGGTGATGGCATGAGAAGGGGCATATCTGGTGGACAAAAGAAACGTGTAACCACTG GAGAAATGTTGGTTGGACCAGCGAAAGCTTTTTTCATGGATGAAATATCAACGGGGCTGGACAGTTCCACAACCTTTCAAATTGTCAAGTTCACGAGGCAGATGGTTCATATTATGGATGTGTCAATGGTCATCTCTCTCTTGCAGCCAGCACCTGAGACGTATGATCTTTTTGATGACATTATCCTTCTTTCTGAGGGTCAGATTGTCTACCAAGGTCCGCGTGAGAATATGCTTGAATTCTTTGAATATATGGGGTTCAGATGCCCCGAAAGAAAAGGTGTTGCAGATTTCTTGCAAGAAGTGACCTCAAAGAAGGACCAAGAACAATACTGGTATAACAAGAATCAAGATTACAGATATGTCTCAGTGCCCGACTTTGTACAGGCTTTCAGCTCTTTTCATGTTGGCCAACGACTTTTGGAAGACCTAAGGGTTCCATATGATAAAAGAACAGCCCATCCTGCTGCCTTGGTGAAGGATAAGTATGGAATATCCAATATGGAGCTCTTCAAGGCATGCTTTGCAAGGGAGTGGCTTCTGATGAAGCGTAACTCTTTTGTATACATATTCAAAACTGCACAGATAACAATCATGGCTACAATTGCTTTGACAGTGTTCTTAAGAACAGAAATGCAAGCTGGGACGGTACAAGATTCAGCAAAATTCTGGGGAGCACTGTTTTTCAGTCTCATTAACGTCATGTTTAATGGAATGGCAGAGCTTGCAATGACAGTTTTCAGGCTTCCTGTGTTCTTTAAACAAAGGGATGCCTTGTTCTACCCTGGCTGGGCTTTTGGCTTGCCGATTTGGCTAACCAGAATTCCCATTTCACTGATGGATTCTGGGATATGGATCATTTTGACTTACTACACCATTGGATTTGCACCTGCTGCCAGTAG GTTCTTCAAACAGCTCTTGGCTTTCTTCAGTGTACATCAGATGGCACTATCCCTTTTCCGTTTCATTGCTGCCCTTGGACGAACAGAGGTTGTTGCAAACACTATTGGTTCCCTTACATTGCTAATTGTGTTTGTCCTTGGAggttttgttgttgctaaAG ATGACATTGTTCCATGGATGATATGGGGCTACTATGTTTCACCTATGATGTATGGACAAAATGCAATTGCCATCAACGAATTTCTTGATGAAAGATGGAGCGCT CCTGTCAATAACTCCATTGAGCCTACAGTTGGAAAGATGCTTCTCAGGGAAAGAGGCTTGTTTACTGAAGAATATTGGTATTGGATTTGTGTTGCAGCGCTTTTCGGGTTCTCTCTGCTTTTTAATGTTCTTTTCATTGCAGCATTGACCTTCCTGAATC CTCTTGGTGGTACTAAAACTCTAATTGAGAATGATGACTCCGAAAGTAATAGGAAGCGACGACCCAATCCAGAAG CAATGTCAGGTACTGATATGCAAGTGAGAAATGCTGCAAACAATCAAGCCAGAAAAGGAATGGTTTTGCCCTTCCAGCCCCTTTCCCTTGCTTTCAACCATGTGAACTATTATGTGGATATGCCTGCT GAAATGAAGAGCCAAGGGATTGAAGAGAACCGATTGCAACTTCTACGAGATGTCAGTGGTGCATTTAGGCCGGGTGTTCTGACTGCATTAGTTGGTGTCAGTGGTGCTGGAAAGACCACCTTGATGGATGTCTTAGCCGGAAGAAAGACTAGTGGGTACATTGAAGGAAGTATTACCATCTCTGGTTTCCCAAAGAACCAAGTTACATTTGCTCGGGTTAGCGGTTACTGTGAACAGAATGACATTCATTCACCATATGTTACTGTTTATGAATCTCTCATATACTCTGCCTGGTTACGTCTTGCCAAGGATGTCAAGAAGGATACACGGAAg aTGTTTGTTGATGAGGTTATGGATTTGGTCGAGCTTAATCCATTGAGGAATGCTTTAGTTGGAGTTGCGGGAGTTGATGGACTTTCAACTGAGCAGAGAAAGAGGCTCACTATTGCTGTAGAATTGGTTGCAAATCCGTCCATCATCTTTATGGATGAGCCTACATCAGGTCTTGATGCTACAGCAGCCGCAATTGTTATGCGTACTGTAAGAAACACTGTAGATACAGGACGAACTGTTGTATGCACAATTCACCAACCCAGCATCGACATTTTTGAAGCTTTTGATGAg CTTTTCTTAATGAAAAGAGGAGGTCAGGTGATTTATGCTGGACCTCTAGGTCGCCAGTCTCACAAACTCGTAGAATATTTTGAG GCTATTCCAGGGGTTAGCAAAATCAAAGAAGGTTACAATCCTGCTACCTGGATGTTAGAGGTCAGCTCTTCTGCCTTGGAGGTTCGACTTGAAACTGATTTCGCAGAAGTATATGCGAACTCGGAACTCTATAG GAGAAACCAGGAACTTATCAATGAACTAAGCACACCACTACCAGGTTCCAAGGACCTCTACTTCCCCACCCAATACTCCCAAGGCTTTGGAACTCAGTGTAAGGCTTGCTTCTGGAAGCAACACTGGTCATACTGGAGGAACTCACGGTACAATGCCATTAGGTTTTTCATGACAATTTGCACTGGAGTATTATTTGGTGTTATCTTCTGGGGCAAAGGAGACCAGAT ACACAAACAACAAGACCTGATTAATCTTTTGGGAGCTACCTATTCGGCTATTCTTTTCCTTGGATCTAACAATGCTTTTTCTGTGCAATCTGTGGTTGCGGTTGAACGAACAGTTTTCTACCGTGAAAGAGCAGCGGGAATGTATTCAGAGTTGCCTTATGCATTTGCTCAG GTGTCTATTGAGACAATTTACGTTGCAATCCAAACCTTTATCTATTCCTGTCTTCTATTTTTCATGATCGGGTATAATTTTAAGGTGGAGAAGTTTTTGTACTTCTACTACTTCATCTTCATGTCCTTTACCTACTTCTCAATGTATGGGATGATGGCGGTTGCCCTAACTCCTGGGCATCAAATTGCTGCAATTGTTATGTCTTTCTTCATGAGCTTCTGGAACTTATTCTCTGGTTTCCTCATCCCACGACCG CTAATTCCCATCTGGTGGAGGTGGTACTACTGGGGTTCTCCAATTGCTTGGACAATCTATGGCGTCTTCACATCTCAAGTTGGTGACGTCAAGACCTTTATTGATATTCCTAGTCAAGAACCACACAGAGTGGATCTGTTCATTAAGGACTATTTGGGTTATGACTATGACTTCCTAATGCCTGTGGTTGTTGCTCATGTTGGTTGggtcctcctcttcttcttcgtcttcgcCTACGGCATCAAGTTCCTTAACTTCCAAAGGAGATAA
- the LOC117632914 gene encoding pleiotropic drug resistance protein 2-like isoform X2, whose translation MAAALAGDDLTRQSSSRGSWRSMSVREMWNAHDILEWSGRQQSVDGEEELKWAAIERLPTYDRMRRGMLRHAMSNGKVVSEEVNVANLGAQDKKQLMESILKVVEEDNERFLQRLRARNDRVGIDVPKVEVRFQNLSIEGDAYVGTRALPTLLNSTLNSVEGLIGMLGLRPSKKRVVQILQDVRGIVKPSRLTLLLGPPASGKTTLLKALAGKLDKDLRVTGKVTYCGHEFKEFVPQRTSAYISQHDIQYGEMTVRETLDFSGRCLGVGTRYDMLVELSRREKDSGIKPDTEIDAFMKATSMSGQETSLITDYVLKLLGLEICADTSVGDGMRRGISGGQKKRVTTGEMLVGPAKAFFMDEISTGLDSSTTFQIVKFTRQMVHIMDVSMVISLLQPAPETYDLFDDIILLSEGQIVYQGPRENMLEFFEYMGFRCPERKGVADFLQEVTSKKDQEQYWYNKNQDYRYVSVPDFVQAFSSFHVGQRLLEDLRVPYDKRTAHPAALVKDKYGISNMELFKACFAREWLLMKRNSFVYIFKTAQITIMATIALTVFLRTEMQAGTVQDSAKFWGALFFSLINVMFNGMAELAMTVFRLPVFFKQRDALFYPGWAFGLPIWLTRIPISLMDSGIWIILTYYTIGFAPAASRFFKQLLAFFSVHQMALSLFRFIAALGRTEVVANTIGSLTLLIVFVLGGFVVAKDDIVPWMIWGYYVSPMMYGQNAIAINEFLDERWSAPVNNSIEPTVGKMLLRERGLFTEEYWYWICVAALFGFSLLFNVLFIAALTFLNPLGGTKTLIENDDSESNRKRRPNPEGTDMQVRNAANNQARKGMVLPFQPLSLAFNHVNYYVDMPAEMKSQGIEENRLQLLRDVSGAFRPGVLTALVGVSGAGKTTLMDVLAGRKTSGYIEGSITISGFPKNQVTFARVSGYCEQNDIHSPYVTVYESLIYSAWLRLAKDVKKDTRKMFVDEVMDLVELNPLRNALVGVAGVDGLSTEQRKRLTIAVELVANPSIIFMDEPTSGLDATAAAIVMRTVRNTVDTGRTVVCTIHQPSIDIFEAFDELFLMKRGGQVIYAGPLGRQSHKLVEYFEAIPGVSKIKEGYNPATWMLEVSSSALEVRLETDFAEVYANSELYRRNQELINELSTPLPGSKDLYFPTQYSQGFGTQCKACFWKQHWSYWRNSRYNAIRFFMTICTGVLFGVIFWGKGDQIHKQQDLINLLGATYSAILFLGSNNAFSVQSVVAVERTVFYRERAAGMYSELPYAFAQVSIETIYVAIQTFIYSCLLFFMIGYNFKVEKFLYFYYFIFMSFTYFSMYGMMAVALTPGHQIAAIVMSFFMSFWNLFSGFLIPRPLIPIWWRWYYWGSPIAWTIYGVFTSQVGDVKTFIDIPSQEPHRVDLFIKDYLGYDYDFLMPVVVAHVGWVLLFFFVFAYGIKFLNFQRR comes from the exons ATGGCGGCTGCATTGGCCGGAGATGACTTGACAAGGCAGTCCAGCAGCCGGGGGAGCTGGCGGTCGATGAGTGTGAGGGAAATGTGGAATGCGCATGATATTTTGGAGTGGAGCGGGAGGCAGCAGAGTGTGGATGGGGAGGAGGAGCTGAAGTGGGCAGCCATAGAGAGGCTGCCCACATATGATAGGATGAGGAGGGGGATGTTGAGACATGCCATGAGCAATGGGAAGGTTGTGAGTGAAGAAGTTAATGTTGCAAACCTTGGGGCTCAAGATAAGAAGCAGTTGATGGAGAGCATACTTAAGGTTGTTGAGGAGGACAATGAGAGGTTCTTGCAGAGGCTCAGAGCCAGAAATGACAG GGTTGGTATTGATGTTCCTAAAGTTGAGGTTAGATTTCAGAATTTATCAATAGAAGGAGATGCATATGTAGGCACCAGAGCACTTCCAACTCTGCTAAATTCCACCTTGAACTCAGTGGAG GGATTAATTGGAATGCTTGGACTCAGACCATCAAAGAAAAGAGTCGTTCAGATACTCCAAGATGTGAGAGGTATCGTTAAACCATCAAG GTTGACACTGCTTCTTGGACCTCCTGCATCCGGAAAAACAACACTTCTAAAAGCACTTGCTGGCAAGCTTGATAAGGATCTAAGG GTAACTGGGAAAGTGACCTACTGCGGCCATGAATTTAAGGAATTTGTGCCTCAGAGAACCTCTGCTTATATTAGCCAGCATGATATTCAATATGGTGAGATGACAGTTCGTGAAACGTTGGATTTCTCCGGACGTTGCCTGGGAGTTGGAACCAGGTATGATATGCTGGTAGAGTTGTCTAGAAGGGAGAAAGATTCAGGTATCAAACCAGACACTGAAATCGATGCATTCATGAAAGCCACATCTATGTCAGGCCAGGAAACTAGTTTGATCACAGATTATGTTCTCAAG TTACTTGGTTTAGAGATCTGTGCTGATACAAGCGTGGGTGATGGCATGAGAAGGGGCATATCTGGTGGACAAAAGAAACGTGTAACCACTG GAGAAATGTTGGTTGGACCAGCGAAAGCTTTTTTCATGGATGAAATATCAACGGGGCTGGACAGTTCCACAACCTTTCAAATTGTCAAGTTCACGAGGCAGATGGTTCATATTATGGATGTGTCAATGGTCATCTCTCTCTTGCAGCCAGCACCTGAGACGTATGATCTTTTTGATGACATTATCCTTCTTTCTGAGGGTCAGATTGTCTACCAAGGTCCGCGTGAGAATATGCTTGAATTCTTTGAATATATGGGGTTCAGATGCCCCGAAAGAAAAGGTGTTGCAGATTTCTTGCAAGAAGTGACCTCAAAGAAGGACCAAGAACAATACTGGTATAACAAGAATCAAGATTACAGATATGTCTCAGTGCCCGACTTTGTACAGGCTTTCAGCTCTTTTCATGTTGGCCAACGACTTTTGGAAGACCTAAGGGTTCCATATGATAAAAGAACAGCCCATCCTGCTGCCTTGGTGAAGGATAAGTATGGAATATCCAATATGGAGCTCTTCAAGGCATGCTTTGCAAGGGAGTGGCTTCTGATGAAGCGTAACTCTTTTGTATACATATTCAAAACTGCACAGATAACAATCATGGCTACAATTGCTTTGACAGTGTTCTTAAGAACAGAAATGCAAGCTGGGACGGTACAAGATTCAGCAAAATTCTGGGGAGCACTGTTTTTCAGTCTCATTAACGTCATGTTTAATGGAATGGCAGAGCTTGCAATGACAGTTTTCAGGCTTCCTGTGTTCTTTAAACAAAGGGATGCCTTGTTCTACCCTGGCTGGGCTTTTGGCTTGCCGATTTGGCTAACCAGAATTCCCATTTCACTGATGGATTCTGGGATATGGATCATTTTGACTTACTACACCATTGGATTTGCACCTGCTGCCAGTAG GTTCTTCAAACAGCTCTTGGCTTTCTTCAGTGTACATCAGATGGCACTATCCCTTTTCCGTTTCATTGCTGCCCTTGGACGAACAGAGGTTGTTGCAAACACTATTGGTTCCCTTACATTGCTAATTGTGTTTGTCCTTGGAggttttgttgttgctaaAG ATGACATTGTTCCATGGATGATATGGGGCTACTATGTTTCACCTATGATGTATGGACAAAATGCAATTGCCATCAACGAATTTCTTGATGAAAGATGGAGCGCT CCTGTCAATAACTCCATTGAGCCTACAGTTGGAAAGATGCTTCTCAGGGAAAGAGGCTTGTTTACTGAAGAATATTGGTATTGGATTTGTGTTGCAGCGCTTTTCGGGTTCTCTCTGCTTTTTAATGTTCTTTTCATTGCAGCATTGACCTTCCTGAATC CTCTTGGTGGTACTAAAACTCTAATTGAGAATGATGACTCCGAAAGTAATAGGAAGCGACGACCCAATCCAGAAG GTACTGATATGCAAGTGAGAAATGCTGCAAACAATCAAGCCAGAAAAGGAATGGTTTTGCCCTTCCAGCCCCTTTCCCTTGCTTTCAACCATGTGAACTATTATGTGGATATGCCTGCT GAAATGAAGAGCCAAGGGATTGAAGAGAACCGATTGCAACTTCTACGAGATGTCAGTGGTGCATTTAGGCCGGGTGTTCTGACTGCATTAGTTGGTGTCAGTGGTGCTGGAAAGACCACCTTGATGGATGTCTTAGCCGGAAGAAAGACTAGTGGGTACATTGAAGGAAGTATTACCATCTCTGGTTTCCCAAAGAACCAAGTTACATTTGCTCGGGTTAGCGGTTACTGTGAACAGAATGACATTCATTCACCATATGTTACTGTTTATGAATCTCTCATATACTCTGCCTGGTTACGTCTTGCCAAGGATGTCAAGAAGGATACACGGAAg aTGTTTGTTGATGAGGTTATGGATTTGGTCGAGCTTAATCCATTGAGGAATGCTTTAGTTGGAGTTGCGGGAGTTGATGGACTTTCAACTGAGCAGAGAAAGAGGCTCACTATTGCTGTAGAATTGGTTGCAAATCCGTCCATCATCTTTATGGATGAGCCTACATCAGGTCTTGATGCTACAGCAGCCGCAATTGTTATGCGTACTGTAAGAAACACTGTAGATACAGGACGAACTGTTGTATGCACAATTCACCAACCCAGCATCGACATTTTTGAAGCTTTTGATGAg CTTTTCTTAATGAAAAGAGGAGGTCAGGTGATTTATGCTGGACCTCTAGGTCGCCAGTCTCACAAACTCGTAGAATATTTTGAG GCTATTCCAGGGGTTAGCAAAATCAAAGAAGGTTACAATCCTGCTACCTGGATGTTAGAGGTCAGCTCTTCTGCCTTGGAGGTTCGACTTGAAACTGATTTCGCAGAAGTATATGCGAACTCGGAACTCTATAG GAGAAACCAGGAACTTATCAATGAACTAAGCACACCACTACCAGGTTCCAAGGACCTCTACTTCCCCACCCAATACTCCCAAGGCTTTGGAACTCAGTGTAAGGCTTGCTTCTGGAAGCAACACTGGTCATACTGGAGGAACTCACGGTACAATGCCATTAGGTTTTTCATGACAATTTGCACTGGAGTATTATTTGGTGTTATCTTCTGGGGCAAAGGAGACCAGAT ACACAAACAACAAGACCTGATTAATCTTTTGGGAGCTACCTATTCGGCTATTCTTTTCCTTGGATCTAACAATGCTTTTTCTGTGCAATCTGTGGTTGCGGTTGAACGAACAGTTTTCTACCGTGAAAGAGCAGCGGGAATGTATTCAGAGTTGCCTTATGCATTTGCTCAG GTGTCTATTGAGACAATTTACGTTGCAATCCAAACCTTTATCTATTCCTGTCTTCTATTTTTCATGATCGGGTATAATTTTAAGGTGGAGAAGTTTTTGTACTTCTACTACTTCATCTTCATGTCCTTTACCTACTTCTCAATGTATGGGATGATGGCGGTTGCCCTAACTCCTGGGCATCAAATTGCTGCAATTGTTATGTCTTTCTTCATGAGCTTCTGGAACTTATTCTCTGGTTTCCTCATCCCACGACCG CTAATTCCCATCTGGTGGAGGTGGTACTACTGGGGTTCTCCAATTGCTTGGACAATCTATGGCGTCTTCACATCTCAAGTTGGTGACGTCAAGACCTTTATTGATATTCCTAGTCAAGAACCACACAGAGTGGATCTGTTCATTAAGGACTATTTGGGTTATGACTATGACTTCCTAATGCCTGTGGTTGTTGCTCATGTTGGTTGggtcctcctcttcttcttcgtcttcgcCTACGGCATCAAGTTCCTTAACTTCCAAAGGAGATAA
- the LOC117632917 gene encoding metacaspase-9: MENENKKRLAVLVGCNYPNTRNELHGCINDVAAMRGTLVNRFEFDPGNIQLLTDAAAAGSSSSVMPTGANIKKALGAMVDQAKPGDVLYFHYSGHGTRIPSLKPGNPFRQDEAIVPCDFNLITDVDFRQLVNRLPKGASFTILSDSCHSGGLIDKEKEQIGPSHVTEISNTSPSVSSKPKGIPFESILHHLASLTGINTSDIATHLLELFAADASLKFRLPPFELLNMFESLNPDEGILLSGCQANETSADMTNPVMTRGKACGAFSNAVQMVLKEHEADLSNRQVVMLARQVLREQGFEQHPCLYCNDENADATFLCESHISSSL, from the exons atggagaatgaaaacaagaagagGTTGGCAGTTTTGGTGGGCTGCAATTACCCAAACACCAGAAATGAGCTGCATGGTTGCATAAATGATGTGGCGGCCATGAGAGGCACACTTGTGAATCGCTTCGAGTTTGATCCAGGAAACATTCAGCTGCTGACTGATGCTGCAGCTGCAGGTTCTTCTTCCTCAGTCATGCCCACAGGTGCAAATATTAAGAAGGCACTTGGTGCAATGGTTGATCAAGCTAAGCCAGGTGATGTCTTGTATTTTCACTATAGTGGCCATGGAACAAGGATCCCTTCATTGAAGCCAGGCAACCCCTTCAGGCAGGATGAGGCTATTGTGCCTTGTGATTTCAATCTCATCACTG ATGTGGATTTCAGACAACTAGTAAACCGCTTGCCAAAGGGAGCAAGCTTTACAATCCTGTCAGACTCATGCCACAGTGGAGGGCTCATTGACAAGGAGAAAGAGCAGATTGGACCTTCTCATGTCACTGAAATTAGTAACACATCCCCATCAGTTTCCTCTAAGCCTAAGGGCATTCCTTTTGAGTCCATATTACACCACCTCGCATCATTGACAGGCATAAACACATCTGACATTGCAACCCACTTGTTAGAGTTGTTTGCAGCAGATGCCAGCCTCAAGTTTCGTTTGCCTCCGTTCGAACTACTCAACATGTTCGAGTCATTGAACCCTGATGAGGGAATCTTACTAAGCGGGTGTCAAGCAAATGAGACTTCTGCTGACATGACGAACCCGGTCATGACTAGAGGAAAGGCATGTGGTGCTTTCAGCAATGCAGTTCAAATGGTGTTGAAGGAGCATGAGGCTGACCTAAGCAATAGACAGGTTGTGATGCTTGCTAGACAAGTTTTGAGAGAACAAGGCTTTGAGCAGCACCCTTGTCTCTATTGCAATGATGAGAATGCTGATGCAACTTTCTTATGCGAATCTCATATCAGCTCAAGTTTATGA